CGGTCTTGATGTAGCCCGGCGCGATGGTCACGACCCGGATGCCGTCCCCCGCCAGTTCCAGCCTCAGGCTTTCGCAATAGGTCGTCACCGCCGACTTGGACGCGCTGTAGGCGCCCGCCCCCGGCAGCCCGCGCACGCCGGCCACGCTGGAAATTCCCACCAGCCGCCCGCCGCCGGCGTCGCGCATCGCGCCGACGAAAGGCTCGAAGGTCGCCACGGTGGCCAGCAGGTTGGTATCGACGATGGCCTTGAACACGTCATAGTCCTCGCCATGCTCGGTCAAGGTGCCGGCGCTGATGCCGGCGCTGGCGATCACCACGTCCACCCGCCCCTGGCAGAAGGCGATGAAATCCGTGGCGGCCGCATGCAGGGCCTGGCGGTCGCGCACGTCCACGGCATAGCAGCGGTGCTGTCCGGGCAGGCTGGCGGCCAATTCCCGCAAGGCCGTCTCGCGACGGCCCAGCAGGCCCAGGGTCGCGCCGGTCTCGGCGTAGCGCTGCGCCAGCGCGCGACCCAGACCGCTGCTGGCGCCGGTGATGAAGACTCGGTTCATGACGGATGGAGAGGTCGGAAAGTAGGGGGACCGGCGGGCGGCGGGCAGAAAAAAGGCGGCGCCCCGTCACCGGAAAGCACCGCCTTCATGCTACAGCAAAGCCGCCCGGAACCTGCCTGGACGGATGCCGTGCGCTGGCCGTCCTACAGGAAGATCCAGGCCAGGATGCCGCCCACCAGCAGCCACTTGGTCAGGTAGTACAGCGGCTGGCTGCGCTTCTTCAGGGCCTTGCCGACCCGGCGCACCGCATACACGGCGCCGAAGATGCGGTTGATGCCGCCGGTCTTGTCGCCTTCCTGGTTGGGCGCGGCCGCCGCGCGCAGCAGGAAGCCGCCCACCACGCGGTTGACGGCCTGGGCCCAGCGAAAGCGCATCGGACGCTCGACGTCGGCGAACAGGATGATCCGGTTCTGATCCGTCTTGTTCTCGGCGTAGTGGATGAAGGTCTCGTCAAAGACCACGGCCTCGCCGTCGCGCCAGTAGTAGGTCTCGCCGTCGACATTGATGTAGCAGTCGGGGCTGTTGGGCGTGATCAGGCCCATGTGAAAGCGCAGCGAACCGGCATAGGGATCGCGGTGGCGCGGCAGCCGGCTACCCGGGGGCAGCGAGGCGAACATGGCGGCCTTGATGTTCGGGATGCCCTTGAGCAGTTCCGTCGTGACCGGGCACAGCGCGCTGGCCGAGGGATGGTCGGCGTCATACCACTTCAGGTAGAAGCGCTTCCAGCCGCTCTTGAAGAACGAGTTGAAGCCGGCGTCGTTGTACTTGTCGGATGCCTTGATATGCCCGTCGCCGAACAGGCGCAAGGCCTCTTCGCGGATCTCGTCGCAACGGTCCAGCAGCACCTTCAGCTCGGGAAAGTCCTTCAGGTCCAGGTACGGCTGGTTCGGCACGCTGGAAAACGCGTACATGAAGCAGTTCAGCGGCGCGGTGAACGTGGAATGATCCAGCGCCTGCCGCGAGAACCTGTGCCTGACCCGGCCACGGAAATGCACGACCGTGGCGCAAACGATGAATAACGCAAGAATGAACCACTTCATCCCTACACCTCCAGAATGACTTCGGGCGTGCCACGCACGCCCGAGAGCCTTATTTGTCCGCCAGGGACGCGTGAAGTTCCTGCAACGGGTACACCTGCAGGCCCAGGCCTTGGCGCAGGTACTGCATGCCCTCAACGGCGGCGCGGGCGCCGGCGATGGTCGTGAAGAACGTCACGCGCGCGGCCAGCGACTGCGTGCGGATGGTGCGCGAGTCGGCGATGGCGTTGCGACGCTCTTCGACGGTGTTGATGACCAGCGAGATCTCGCCGTTCTTCACCATGTCGACGATGTGCGGACGACCTTCGGTGACCTTGTTCACCAGCTGCACCGGAATGCCGGCGGCCTCGATCTCGGCGGCCGTGCCGCGCGTGGCGACCAGTTTGAAGCCCAGGGCGTGCAGGCCGCGCGCCACTTCCACGGCGCGGGGCTTGTCCTGATTCTTCACGCTGATGAACGCCGTGCCGGATTCCGGCAGGCGCACGCCGGCGGCCAGCTGCGACTTGACGAAGGCTTCGCCGAAGCTGTTGCCCACGCCCATGACTTCGCCGGTCGACTTCATTTCCGGTCCCAGGATGGTGTCCACGCCCGGGAACTTGACGAACGGGAACACGGCTTCCTTGACCGAGAAGTAAGGCGGCACGACTTCCTTGGTGACACCCTGGTCGGCCAGCTTGCGGCCGGCCATGGCGCGCGCGGCGATCTTGGCCAGTTGCAGGCCGGTGGCCTTGGACACGTAGGGCACCGTGCGCGAGGCGCGCGGGTTCACTTCCAGCACGTAGACGTCGCCGCCCTGGATCGCGAACTGCACGTTCATCAGGCCGTTGACGTTCAGGGCCTTGGCCATCATCGCGGTCTGGCGCTTGATCTCGGCGATCACGTCGGCCGACAGCGAGTACGGCGGCAGGCTGCAGGCGGAGTCGCCCGAGTGCACGCCGGCCTGCTCGATGTGTTCCATGACGCCGCCGATGAAGACGGTTTCACCATCGGACAGGCAGTCCACGTCGACTTCGGTGGCGTTGTTCAGGAAGCGGTCCAGCAGCACCGGAGAATCGTTGCTGACCTTGACCGCTTCGCGCATGTAGCGCTCCAGGTCCTGCTGCTCGTGCACGATTTCCATCGCGCGGCCGCCCAGCACGTAGCTCGGGCGCACCACCAGCGGGTAGCCGATCTCGGCGGCGTGGGCCAGCGCTTCGTTCTCGGTGCGGGCCGTGCGGTTGGGCGGCTGGCGCAGACCGAGTTTGTGCAGCAGCTTCTGGAAGCGCTCGCGGTCCTCGGCCACGTCGATGGACTCGGGGCTGGTGCCGATGATGGGCACGCCATTGGCTTCCAGCGCGCGCGCCAGCTTCAGCGGGGTCTGGCCGCCGTACTGGACGATCATGCCGACCGGGTTTTCCTTGTGCACGATCTCCAGCACGTCTTCCAGCGTCAGCGGCTCGAAGTACAGGCGGTCGGAGGTGTCGTAGTCGGTGGACACGGTTTCCGGGTTGCAGTTGACCATGATGGTCTCGAACCCGTCGTTGCGCAGCGCCAGCGCGGCGTGCACGCAGCAGTAGTCGAACTCGATGCCCTGGCCGATGCGGTTCGGACCGCCGCCCAGCACCACGATCTTCTTGCGGTCGGTGGGCGCGGCTTCGCACTCTTCCTCGTAGGTCGAATACATGTAGGCCGTGCGGGTGGCGAACTCGGCGGCGCAGGTGTCCACGCGCTTGTACACGGGACGCACGTTGAGCTGGTGACGCAGCTTGCGCACCTCGGACTCGGACGAATCCAGCAGGAAGGCCAGGCGGCGGTCAGAGAAGCCGCGACGCTTCAGTTCCCACAGGGTGGCGTAATCCAGGTCGGACAGCGTCTTCTGCTCGAGCGCCAGTTCGATGTCGACGATTTCCTTGATCTGCGACAGGAACCACGGGTCGATGTGCGTGATGTTGTGCACTTCGTCCAGCGTGAAGCCCTGGGCGAAGGCGTCGCCCACGTACCAGATGCGCTCGGGGCCGGGCTCGCCCAGCTCGACCTGCAGCTTCTCGCGGTCGGTGGTCTTCTGGTTCAGGCCATCCACGCCGACTTCCAGCCCGCGCAGCGCCTTCTGGAACGATTCCTGGAAGGTACGGCCGATGGCCATGACTTCGCCGACCGACTTCATCTGGGTGGTCAGGCGCGCGTCGGCGGTGGGGAATTTCTCGAACGCGAAACGCGGCACCTTGGTGACCACGTAGTCGATCGAGGGCTCGAACGAGGCGGGCGTGGCGCCGCCGGTGATTTCGTTCTTCAGCTCATCGAGCGTGTAGCCGACGGCCAGGCGCGCGGCGACCTTGGCGATGGGGAAGCCGGTGGCCTTGGAGGCCAGCGCCGACGAACGCGACACGCGCGGGTTCATCTCGATGACGATCATGCGGCCGTTCTTCGGGTTGACCGCGAACTGCACGTTCGAGCCGCCCGTGTCCACGCCGATCTCGCGCAGCACGGCGATCGACGCGTTGCGCATGATCTGGTATTCCTTGTCCGTCAGCGTCTGCGCCGGCGCCACCGTGATGGAGTCGCCGGTGTGCACGCCCATCGGATCCAGGTTCTCGATGGAGCAGACGATGATGCAGTTGTCCGCCTTGTCGCGAACCACTTCCATCTCGAATTCCTTCCAGCCCAGCAGCGATTCCTCGATCAGCAGCTCGCTGGTGGGCGAGGCTTCCAGGCCGCGGCGGCAGATGGTTTCGAATTCCTCGGCGTTGTAGGCGATGCCGCCGCCCGAGCCGCCCATGGTGAAGCTGGGGCGGATCACGGCGGGGAAGCCCGAGGTGCCGACTTCCGCGGCGATGCGGCGCTGCACTTCCCAGGCCTCGTCCATGCTGTGGGCGACGCCCGACTTGGCCGATTCCAGGCCGATGTCGGTCATGGCCTGCTTGAACTTCTGGCGGTCCTCGGCCTTCTCGATGGCGTGCTCGTTGGCGCCGATCAGCTCGACGTTGTGCTTCTTCAGCACGCCGTGGTGAGCCAGGTCCAGCGCGCAGTTCAGCGCGGTCTGGCCGCCCATCGTGGGCAGCAGCGCATCGGGCTTCTCGCGCTCGATGATCTTCTCGACCGCCTGCCAGGTGATGGGCTCGATGTAGGTGACGTCGGCCGTTTCCGGGTCCGTCATGATGGTGGCCGGGTTGCTGTTCACCAGGATGGTGCGGTAGCCCTCGGCCTTGAGCGCCTTGCACGCCTGGGCGCCCGAATAGTCGAACTCGCAGGCCTGCCCGATGATGATGGGGCCGGCGCCGATGATGAGGATGCTTTTTAGGTCTGTACGCTTGGGCATGATGCGATCTTTACTTTTGGCCGGCCATCAGGCTGATGAACTTGTCGAACAGCACGACGATGTCGTGCGGGCCGGGGCTGGCCTCGGGGTGGCCCTGGAAGCAGAAGGCCGGACGGTCGGTGAGCTCGAAGCCCTGCAGCGTGCCGTCGAACAGCGAGACGTGCGTGGTGCGCGCGTTGGCGGGCAGGCTGGCCGCGTCCACCGCGAAACCGTGGTTCTGGCTGGTGATGAACACGCGCTTGGACGCCAGGTCCTGCACGGGGTGGTTGGCGCCGTGGTGGCCGGTCTTCATCTTGACGGTCTTGCCGCCCACCGCCAGGCCCATGATCTGGTGGCCCAGGCAGATGCCGAACACGGGCAGCTTCTGGTCCAGGAACTTGCGGGTGGCTTCGATGGCGTAGTCGCAGGGCTCGGGGTCGCCGGGGCCGTTGGACAGGAACACGCCGTCGGGATTGAGCTTGAGGACTTCGTCGGCCGTGGTCTGGGCCGGCACCAGCGTGATGCGGCAGCCGCGATCGGCCAGCAGGCGCAGGATGTTGCTCTTGACGCCGAAGTCGTAGGCCACGACGTGGAAACGGGACTGGTCGGGCGCGGTGTAGCCTTCGCCCAGCTCCCAGGTGCCCTGGGTCCAGTCGGCGCGGTCCTTGATGGACACGACGCGGGCCAGGTCCTGGCCGGCCATGCCGGGGAAGCCGCGCGCCAGCTCGACGGCGCGCTCGGCGTCGGCGCCGACGAAGATGCAGGCGCCCTGGGCGCCCTTCTCGCGCAGAATGCGCGTGAGCTTGCGGGTGTCGATGCCGGAAATGGCGACGATGCCCTGCTCGGCAAGGTACTCGGGCAGCGATTGCGTGGAACGGAAGTTCGACACGCGGGCCGGACAGTCGCGGACCACCAGGCCGGAGGCGTAGACGCGGTTCGCCTCGACGTCCTCGGCGTTAACGCCGGTGTTGCCGATGTGCGGATAGGTCAGCGTGACGATCTGGCCGCTATAGCTGGGATCGGTGAGAATTTCCTGGTACCCGGTCATGGCGGTGTTGAACACCACCTCGGCGACCGTATGGCCAGGCGCACCGATCGATACGCCTCGAAAAATGGTACCGTCCGCCAGAGCCAGAATTGCAGGAGGGAAGCGGTTGAGCCCCTCGGGAAAGAGTTGCGGCAGCACAGTAAACCCCGGTTTCAGAATCTATAATTAAACCTTCGGATTATACCTTGAGCGGCCCTAATTCCCGGGAAACCGCGCCAAATAAGGCCGAAACGGGTGATTTCATCCTGCCGGCCGCGCATCGTCGCCCGGCCGCGCGCCGGCCCGCGACATCGCGACGGTGATACGCTAGGGCCTGTTCCAGGTCGCCGCGCCCGGCAAGGGCTGCCGGCGGCCGCAATCCCCTAGCAGCGAGCCGCACCGCCCATGTCCAGCCAACTCGACGCATTGCGCCTTCACACCACCGTGGTCGCCGACACCGGGGACTTCGAAGCCATGAAGGCCTTGCGCCCCACCGACGCCACCACCAACCCGTCCCTGATACTAAAGGCCGTGCAGCAGGACGCCTACCGCCCCCTGCTGGAACGGACCGCGCGCGACCATCGCGGCGCTTCGACCGCCGAACTGATGGACCGCCTGCTGGTGGCCTTCGGCCAGGCCATCCTGAACATCGTGCCAGGCCGCGTGTCGACCGAGGTCGACGCGCGCCTGTCCTTCGACACCCGCGCCACCGTCGAGCGCGCGCGCAGCCTGATCGCGCTGTATGAAGCGGCCGGCATCGCGCGCGAGCGCGTGCTGATCAAGATCGCCTCCACCTGGGAAGGCATCCAGGCGGCCCGCGCGCTGCAGGCCGAAGGCATCCGCTGCAACCTGACGCTGCTGTTCTCGCTGCCGCAGGCGGTCGCCTGCGCCGACGCCGGCGTGCAGCTGATCTCGCCCTTCGTGGGCCGCATCTACGACTGGCACAAGAAGGCCGCCGGCGCCGGCTGGGACGAGGCCGCCAACGCCGGCCCGAACGATCCCGGCGTGCTGTCGGTGACCCGCATCTACCGCTACTACAAGCAGTTCGGCATCGCCACCGAGATCATGGGCGCCAGCTTCCGCAACGTGGGCCAGATCCTGGCGCTGTCGGGCTGCGACCTGCTCACCATCAGCCCCGAGCTGCTGAACAAGCTGGCGGCCACCGAAGGCGACGCGCCCGCGCAGCTGCGCGCCGGCGATGGCGCCGACGGCATCGCGCGCATCGCTTCGGACGAGATCAGCTTCCGCGGCCTGCTCAACGAGGACGCCATGGCCACGGAAAAACTGTCCGAAGGCATCCGGCTGTTCGTCGCGGACGCGGTCAAGCTGGACGCGCTGATCGAAGCGCAGCGCGGCTAGGCTCCACGGCGGGCAAACAAAGGCCGGGCGGCAAGCCCGGCCTTTTTCATCCTGTCTCGCGCCGCAGCCGCCTGCAGCCGAGCTCGCCATCAGCGGTGATCGTGCGTATGGACCTGCAAGGCTTCCAGGAAGCGCGACACCATGTTGTAGGCAGCCACCGTGGCCGTCAGCTCGACCAGCAGCTTGTCGCTGCCCATGGCCTGGCGCGCGGCCTGGAACACGGCGTCGGGCACCTGCACCTGACGCGTCATGGCGTCGGTATAGGCCAGCACGGCGCGCTCGCGCGCGTCGAACAGCGCCGAGTCCTGCCAGCCGTCCAGCGCATCCAGCTGCGCCTGCGTCACGCCTTCCTTCAACGCGATCGGCGCATGCTGGTCGGCCTCGTAGGGCGCGCCGTTCAGCACCGCCACCCGCATGATGACCAGCTCGCGCAGGTCGCCCGGCAAGGTGCTGAGCTGGCGGATCGAGGTCAGGTAGTTGAGCCAGCCGCCGGCCACCGCCGGGCTGTGCAGCAGCATCTGGTACAGATGCAGCACGCTGCCGCGCTCGGCGACGATGCGCTCGACCAGCGGCTGGGCCTCGGGATGGGACAGGTCTGCGTAGGGGATGCGCGCCATGGTCTGGCTCCGTTCAGATCTTTTCGGTTTCGCCCGACTTGGGCTGCCACTTCATCAGGCGCTTCTCGCTCAGGCCGACCATGTAGTCCAGCGCCAGCGCGAACGCCGTCAGCACCACGATGCCCGCGAACACGGTGTTCACATCGAAAGTGCCCTCGGCCTGCAGGATCAGGTAGCCCACGCCGCTGGCCGAACCCAGGTACTCGCCCACCACCGCGCCCACGAAGGCCAGGCCGACGGAGGTGTGCAGGCTGGAGAACACCCAGCTGGTGGCGGACGGCAGGTACACGTGGCGCAGCAGCTGGCGGCGGCGCGCGCCCAGCATGCGCGCGTTGTCCAGCAGCGTGGGGCTGACCTCGCGCACGCCCTGGTAGACGTTGAAGAACACGATGAAGAACACCAGCGTCACGGCCAGCGCCACCTTGGACCAGATGCCCAGGCCGAACCACATGCCGAAGATGGGCGCCAGGATCACTCGCGGCATCGAGTTGGCCGCCTTGATGTAGGGATCCAGGATCGCGCTGGCCAGCGGCGACAGCCCCAGCCACAGCCCCGCCCCCAGGCCCGCCGCCGTGCCGATGAAGAACGCCAGCACGGTCTCGGTCAGCGTCACCCACAGATGCGTGTAGATGTCGGCGTTGGTGACGAACCACGCCCAGATGCGGCCCCACACCTTCAGCGGCTCGCCGAAGAAGAACGCCACCTTGGGATCGCGCGAGGCCAGATGCCAGACGCCCAGGATCACGACCAGCAGCAGCAACTGCCAGAAGCGCAGGCTGGCCGAACCCGGTTTGATCAGAGACTTCGACATGTCAATCTTCCGTTCTGCAATTGCACCCCCCTTTTGCCACAGACACGCCTCACGACCAAAGTAACGGCCGCCATCAAAGCCAGACTGCCGTCAAAGCGGGGCCGCCGCGGAGCCGGCTTTGCCGGGCCGCCCGCGGCGCCCCCCTGGGGGGGAAGCGCCGCAGGCGCTTCGGGGGGGATCATTTCCTTTGTTGCGCATAGCCCTTGAGCACTTCCTCGCGCAGCACGCCCCAGATCGCGGCGTGCAGCTCGACGAAACGCGGATGAGTGCGCACCTCGGCCACGTCGCGCGGACGCGGCAGGTCGATGGCGAACTCGCCGATCGGATGCGTGCCGGGCCCGGCCGACAGCACCACCACGCGGTCGCTCATGGCGATGGCCTCGTCCAGGTCGTGAGTGATGAAGAGCACGGCCTTGCGCTTGGCCATCCACAGGTCCAGCACTTCGTTTTCCATCAGCTGGCGCGTCTGGATGTCCAGCGCCGAGAACGGCTCGTCCATCAGGATGATGTCGGGATCGCGGATCAGCGTCTGCGCCAGCATCACGCGCTTGCGCATGCCGCCGGACATCTGGTGCGGGTAGCGGTCCTCGAAACCGCCCAGGCCGACGCGGCGCATCCATTCGCGGCCCCGCGTCTCGCCTTCCTGGCGCGGCACGCCGGCGAAATCCAGGCCGGCCATCACGTTGTCCAGCGCGCTGCGCCACGGCAGCAGCGCCTCGCCCTGGAACATGTAGCCGGCGCGGGCATTGATGCCCGACAGCGGCTGGCCGAAGACCTTGACCTGCCCCGAAGACGGCGCCAGCAGGCCGGCGCCGACGTTCAGCAAGGTGGACTTGCCGCAGCCGGTGGGGCCGACCACGGACACGAACTCCCCCGGCGCGATGGCCAGGGAGGTGTCGCTGACCGCGGTGTAGCGTTGCGAGCGGTCGTCGCGGGAAACAAAGGTGCAGCTGATGTTTTCCAGCGCGAGCGCGGCTTCAGCCATTGGGGTACTTCTCGTTGGCGCGGCGCGCGAAATCGTTGGTCCAGACCTTCGAGGCGTCGATCTTGGCGGCGTCGAAATCGGCCTGGTAGGCAGCCAGCGCCTTGAGCGCGGTGGCCGCGCCGTCTTCCGGGATCAGCCCGTCGGGCGACAGGCCTTCCAGGCTCTTGGAGATGGCGGTCTTGTACACGGCCGGGTCGCCCAGCAGATAGCTTTCGGGCACGACCTTGGCGATTTCATCGGGGCCGGCCTTCTGGATCCACTTGTCGGCGCGCACCAGCGCGTTGGCCAATGCCTGGGTGGTGTTGGGATTGGCGTCGATGAAGGCCTGCGGCGCATACAGGCAGCCGGCCGGCATATTGCCGCCGAAGATCGCCTGCGTGTCCTTGAGCGTGCGCGTGTCGACGATGATCTGGATCTCGCCCGGCATCTCCAGCATGGACACCACCGGGTCGGTATTCGAGATGGCGTCGATCTGGCCGCTGCGCAGCGCGGTCACCGCGCCCGCGCCGGCGCCCACGCCGATGATGGACACGTCGGAGGCCTTCAGGCCGTGCCTGGCCAGGAAGAAGTTGACCACCATGTTGGTGGACGAGCCCGGCGCGGTCACGCCGATCTTCTTGCCCTTGAGGTCCGCCGGGCCCTTGTAGCCAGGCATGGCCTTCTTCGACACACCCACGCCGATCATGGGCGCGCAGCCTTGCAGAGCGA
The Achromobacter sp. AONIH1 DNA segment above includes these coding regions:
- the carB gene encoding carbamoyl-phosphate synthase large subunit, producing the protein MPKRTDLKSILIIGAGPIIIGQACEFDYSGAQACKALKAEGYRTILVNSNPATIMTDPETADVTYIEPITWQAVEKIIEREKPDALLPTMGGQTALNCALDLAHHGVLKKHNVELIGANEHAIEKAEDRQKFKQAMTDIGLESAKSGVAHSMDEAWEVQRRIAAEVGTSGFPAVIRPSFTMGGSGGGIAYNAEEFETICRRGLEASPTSELLIEESLLGWKEFEMEVVRDKADNCIIVCSIENLDPMGVHTGDSITVAPAQTLTDKEYQIMRNASIAVLREIGVDTGGSNVQFAVNPKNGRMIVIEMNPRVSRSSALASKATGFPIAKVAARLAVGYTLDELKNEITGGATPASFEPSIDYVVTKVPRFAFEKFPTADARLTTQMKSVGEVMAIGRTFQESFQKALRGLEVGVDGLNQKTTDREKLQVELGEPGPERIWYVGDAFAQGFTLDEVHNITHIDPWFLSQIKEIVDIELALEQKTLSDLDYATLWELKRRGFSDRRLAFLLDSSESEVRKLRHQLNVRPVYKRVDTCAAEFATRTAYMYSTYEEECEAAPTDRKKIVVLGGGPNRIGQGIEFDYCCVHAALALRNDGFETIMVNCNPETVSTDYDTSDRLYFEPLTLEDVLEIVHKENPVGMIVQYGGQTPLKLARALEANGVPIIGTSPESIDVAEDRERFQKLLHKLGLRQPPNRTARTENEALAHAAEIGYPLVVRPSYVLGGRAMEIVHEQQDLERYMREAVKVSNDSPVLLDRFLNNATEVDVDCLSDGETVFIGGVMEHIEQAGVHSGDSACSLPPYSLSADVIAEIKRQTAMMAKALNVNGLMNVQFAIQGGDVYVLEVNPRASRTVPYVSKATGLQLAKIAARAMAGRKLADQGVTKEVVPPYFSVKEAVFPFVKFPGVDTILGPEMKSTGEVMGVGNSFGEAFVKSQLAAGVRLPESGTAFISVKNQDKPRAVEVARGLHALGFKLVATRGTAAEIEAAGIPVQLVNKVTEGRPHIVDMVKNGEISLVINTVEERRNAIADSRTIRTQSLAARVTFFTTIAGARAAVEGMQYLRQGLGLQVYPLQELHASLADK
- a CDS encoding SDR family oxidoreductase; its protein translation is MNRVFITGASSGLGRALAQRYAETGATLGLLGRRETALRELAASLPGQHRCYAVDVRDRQALHAAATDFIAFCQGRVDVVIASAGISAGTLTEHGEDYDVFKAIVDTNLLATVATFEPFVGAMRDAGGGRLVGISSVAGVRGLPGAGAYSASKSAVTTYCESLRLELAGDGIRVVTIAPGYIKTAMTAHNPYSMPFLMDAGDFARRAHVAIERGASYRVIPWQMGVVARLMRLLPNAVYDRLARNAPRKPRKAG
- a CDS encoding ABC transporter ATP-binding protein — encoded protein: MAEAALALENISCTFVSRDDRSQRYTAVSDTSLAIAPGEFVSVVGPTGCGKSTLLNVGAGLLAPSSGQVKVFGQPLSGINARAGYMFQGEALLPWRSALDNVMAGLDFAGVPRQEGETRGREWMRRVGLGGFEDRYPHQMSGGMRKRVMLAQTLIRDPDIILMDEPFSALDIQTRQLMENEVLDLWMAKRKAVLFITHDLDEAIAMSDRVVVLSAGPGTHPIGEFAIDLPRPRDVAEVRTHPRFVELHAAIWGVLREEVLKGYAQQRK
- a CDS encoding carboxymuconolactone decarboxylase family protein, which encodes MARIPYADLSHPEAQPLVERIVAERGSVLHLYQMLLHSPAVAGGWLNYLTSIRQLSTLPGDLRELVIMRVAVLNGAPYEADQHAPIALKEGVTQAQLDALDGWQDSALFDARERAVLAYTDAMTRQVQVPDAVFQAARQAMGSDKLLVELTATVAAYNMVSRFLEALQVHTHDHR
- a CDS encoding ABC transporter permease, encoding MSKSLIKPGSASLRFWQLLLLVVILGVWHLASRDPKVAFFFGEPLKVWGRIWAWFVTNADIYTHLWVTLTETVLAFFIGTAAGLGAGLWLGLSPLASAILDPYIKAANSMPRVILAPIFGMWFGLGIWSKVALAVTLVFFIVFFNVYQGVREVSPTLLDNARMLGARRRQLLRHVYLPSATSWVFSSLHTSVGLAFVGAVVGEYLGSASGVGYLILQAEGTFDVNTVFAGIVVLTAFALALDYMVGLSEKRLMKWQPKSGETEKI
- the lpxO gene encoding lipid A hydroxylase LpxO — encoded protein: MKWFILALFIVCATVVHFRGRVRHRFSRQALDHSTFTAPLNCFMYAFSSVPNQPYLDLKDFPELKVLLDRCDEIREEALRLFGDGHIKASDKYNDAGFNSFFKSGWKRFYLKWYDADHPSASALCPVTTELLKGIPNIKAAMFASLPPGSRLPRHRDPYAGSLRFHMGLITPNSPDCYINVDGETYYWRDGEAVVFDETFIHYAENKTDQNRIILFADVERPMRFRWAQAVNRVVGGFLLRAAAAPNQEGDKTGGINRIFGAVYAVRRVGKALKKRSQPLYYLTKWLLVGGILAWIFL
- a CDS encoding ABC transporter substrate-binding protein, which codes for MTVTRRDLLKMAGAAGVMGMAPAIVRAQKLEKTKVQIAVGGKPLIYYLPLSIAEARGYFKDEGLDVSIADFAGGSKALQAVVGGSADVVSGAFEHTLAMQSKGQFYRAFALQGCAPMIGVGVSKKAMPGYKGPADLKGKKIGVTAPGSSTNMVVNFFLARHGLKASDVSIIGVGAGAGAVTALRSGQIDAISNTDPVVSMLEMPGEIQIIVDTRTLKDTQAIFGGNMPAGCLYAPQAFIDANPNTTQALANALVRADKWIQKAGPDEIAKVVPESYLLGDPAVYKTAISKSLEGLSPDGLIPEDGAATALKALAAYQADFDAAKIDASKVWTNDFARRANEKYPNG
- the carA gene encoding glutamine-hydrolyzing carbamoyl-phosphate synthase small subunit, which produces MLPQLFPEGLNRFPPAILALADGTIFRGVSIGAPGHTVAEVVFNTAMTGYQEILTDPSYSGQIVTLTYPHIGNTGVNAEDVEANRVYASGLVVRDCPARVSNFRSTQSLPEYLAEQGIVAISGIDTRKLTRILREKGAQGACIFVGADAERAVELARGFPGMAGQDLARVVSIKDRADWTQGTWELGEGYTAPDQSRFHVVAYDFGVKSNILRLLADRGCRITLVPAQTTADEVLKLNPDGVFLSNGPGDPEPCDYAIEATRKFLDQKLPVFGICLGHQIMGLAVGGKTVKMKTGHHGANHPVQDLASKRVFITSQNHGFAVDAASLPANARTTHVSLFDGTLQGFELTDRPAFCFQGHPEASPGPHDIVVLFDKFISLMAGQK
- the tal gene encoding transaldolase, yielding MSSQLDALRLHTTVVADTGDFEAMKALRPTDATTNPSLILKAVQQDAYRPLLERTARDHRGASTAELMDRLLVAFGQAILNIVPGRVSTEVDARLSFDTRATVERARSLIALYEAAGIARERVLIKIASTWEGIQAARALQAEGIRCNLTLLFSLPQAVACADAGVQLISPFVGRIYDWHKKAAGAGWDEAANAGPNDPGVLSVTRIYRYYKQFGIATEIMGASFRNVGQILALSGCDLLTISPELLNKLAATEGDAPAQLRAGDGADGIARIASDEISFRGLLNEDAMATEKLSEGIRLFVADAVKLDALIEAQRG